Proteins encoded by one window of Porphyromonas vaginalis:
- a CDS encoding ABC transporter ATP-binding protein: protein MNAKPVISLRNLHKTYQGAQPLHVLKGINLDIFPGEMVAIMGASGSGKSTLLNILGLLDSYDEGSYHLGEELLSNSLSENRAAEIRSRQIGFVFQSFNLIPFKNALDNIALPLFYQGVGRKERTKRAAELLSRMGLADWAEHLPSEMSGGQKQRIAIARALITTPSVILADEPTGALDSKTTIEVMELLREINRESHLTMIIVTHEPGVAEMCDRTIHIKDGLIEGGGLTSSLPEEVFE, encoded by the coding sequence ATGAATGCTAAACCTGTCATATCGCTACGCAATCTGCACAAGACCTATCAAGGCGCGCAGCCGCTACATGTCCTCAAGGGGATCAACCTCGACATCTTCCCAGGCGAGATGGTCGCTATCATGGGAGCTTCGGGCTCGGGCAAGAGTACGCTCCTCAATATCCTCGGGCTTCTCGACAGCTATGACGAGGGGAGTTACCATCTAGGCGAGGAGCTACTGAGCAACAGCCTCTCGGAGAACCGCGCTGCCGAGATCCGTTCTAGACAAATAGGATTCGTCTTCCAGTCGTTTAACCTTATCCCCTTTAAGAATGCGCTGGACAACATTGCCCTGCCACTCTTTTATCAGGGAGTCGGTCGCAAGGAGCGCACCAAGCGTGCTGCCGAGCTACTCTCCCGCATGGGACTAGCCGACTGGGCGGAGCATCTGCCGAGCGAGATGTCGGGAGGACAGAAGCAGCGCATAGCAATCGCACGAGCCCTCATCACCACACCCTCAGTCATCCTAGCCGATGAGCCGACGGGAGCTTTGGATAGCAAGACCACCATCGAGGTGATGGAGCTACTGCGAGAGATCAATCGCGAGTCGCACCTGACGATGATTATCGTGACGCACGAGCCTGGCGTAGCTGAGATGTGTGACCGCACGATACATATCAAGGATGGACTGATCGAGGGCGGCGGTCTGACAAGCAGTCTGCCCGAGGAGGTGTTTGAGTAA
- a CDS encoding NAD(P) transhydrogenase subunit alpha: MNPLILVAIFLVATFVGYKLISNVPSLLHTPLMSGMNALSGVTITGALAATATAIIAPDGSLFQQIFGVIAVILATINVVGGFGVTNRMLRMFTKNKKGGKA, encoded by the coding sequence ATGAACCCACTGATCCTCGTCGCCATCTTCCTTGTGGCGACCTTCGTCGGCTACAAGCTCATCAGCAATGTGCCTAGCTTGTTGCACACCCCCCTCATGTCGGGGATGAACGCCCTGAGTGGCGTCACCATCACGGGAGCGCTCGCAGCTACTGCCACTGCTATCATAGCTCCAGACGGTAGCCTCTTCCAGCAAATATTTGGGGTTATAGCCGTCATCCTAGCCACCATCAATGTCGTCGGGGGCTTTGGCGTGACCAACCGCATGCTCCGTATGTTTACCAAAAACAAGAAAGGAGGCAAGGCATGA
- a CDS encoding NAD(P)(+) transhydrogenase (Re/Si-specific) subunit beta translates to MNTLIEISNPVYYVICAILSILVLVGIAMMSKVKTAARGNALSATAMGLGVIVTLLKLQVVTFPWLIAGILIGGVIGVLLYTRVKMIQMPQMVALLNGIGGGASALVGALTLFQLTESNVYFTLVTAFLAIIIGMLTLVGSLVAAGKLHRVLPQKSVVWPFHNVATSLTLVVAVFFLLIGTLNYVVPSALIYAMIGTMLFSALFGLYFSIRVGGADMPITISLLNSLSGVAGAIAGMAIGDIFLVAVGGVVGASGLLLTQIMCRAMNRSLVNILIPHGKAKAPAKATAPAKPDAPAPKAPAAPQPKQESSPIDQAVAMLRGAKRVIIVPGYGMALAQAQQEVKQLADKLTKSGADVKYAIHPVAGRMPGHMNVLLAEANVDYDSLYEMEAINDQFANTDAVIVIGANDVLNPAARNAEGTPIYGMPVLNVDQAKQVIICNFDLKPGYAGVENPLYSRGEGVALCLGDAKATIDQILSGLDSSAATAQPTSSSSSASDPISQAAGMLRGAKRVIIVPGYGMALAQAQQEVKQLADKLTKGGADVKYAIHPVAGRMPGHMNVLLAEANVDYDSLYEMEAINDQFANTDAVIVIGANDVLNPAARNAEGTPIYGMPVLNVDQAKQVIICNFDLKPGYAGVENPLYSRGEGVALCLGDAKATLSNLMDRLDHAESTPTASAASSTSSATSSATPLQSATEVLHNAKSVIIVPGYGMALAQAQQEVKQLADKLAKGGADVKYAIHPVAGRMPGHMNVLLAEANVDYDSLYEMEAINDQFANTDAVIVIGANDVLNPAARNAEGTPIYGMPVLNVDQAKQVIICNYDLKPGYAGVENPLYSRGEGVTLLIGDAKKTLSDLIDTL, encoded by the coding sequence ATGAATACACTCATAGAGATCTCTAATCCCGTATACTACGTCATTTGCGCGATCCTCAGCATCCTCGTGCTCGTAGGCATCGCTATGATGAGCAAGGTCAAAACCGCTGCTCGTGGCAACGCACTCAGTGCTACCGCCATGGGGCTAGGCGTCATCGTCACGCTACTCAAGCTACAGGTCGTCACCTTCCCCTGGCTCATCGCAGGCATCCTCATCGGTGGTGTCATCGGCGTCCTACTCTACACACGAGTCAAGATGATCCAGATGCCGCAGATGGTGGCTCTGCTCAACGGTATCGGCGGTGGTGCCTCGGCACTCGTCGGTGCTTTGACACTCTTCCAGCTTACAGAGAGCAATGTCTACTTCACGCTGGTCACCGCTTTCCTCGCTATCATCATCGGTATGCTCACGCTCGTCGGGAGTCTCGTCGCAGCGGGCAAGCTCCACAGAGTACTGCCACAGAAGTCAGTCGTATGGCCTTTTCACAATGTAGCGACCTCACTCACACTCGTTGTCGCCGTCTTCTTCCTACTCATCGGCACGCTCAACTACGTTGTTCCCTCGGCTCTCATCTACGCCATGATCGGCACGATGCTCTTCAGTGCACTCTTCGGGCTTTACTTCTCCATACGTGTGGGCGGTGCTGACATGCCTATCACCATCAGCTTGCTCAACTCTCTGAGCGGTGTGGCTGGTGCTATCGCCGGTATGGCCATTGGCGACATCTTCCTCGTCGCTGTCGGTGGTGTCGTTGGTGCTTCGGGACTCCTCCTCACGCAGATCATGTGCCGTGCGATGAACCGCTCGCTCGTCAACATCCTCATCCCTCACGGCAAGGCAAAAGCTCCCGCCAAGGCAACAGCTCCCGCCAAGCCTGACGCACCAGCCCCCAAAGCTCCCGCAGCACCTCAGCCTAAGCAGGAGAGCTCTCCTATCGATCAGGCTGTTGCGATGCTCCGTGGTGCTAAGCGTGTCATCATCGTGCCGGGCTACGGTATGGCTCTTGCACAAGCGCAGCAGGAGGTCAAGCAGCTAGCCGATAAGCTCACCAAGAGCGGCGCTGATGTTAAGTATGCGATCCACCCTGTGGCTGGTCGTATGCCAGGACACATGAACGTACTCCTCGCTGAGGCTAATGTGGACTACGATAGTCTCTACGAGATGGAGGCGATCAACGACCAGTTTGCCAATACCGATGCAGTCATCGTCATCGGTGCCAACGACGTGCTCAACCCTGCCGCACGCAATGCCGAGGGGACACCTATCTATGGTATGCCGGTCCTCAACGTAGATCAGGCGAAGCAGGTCATCATCTGCAACTTCGATCTCAAGCCTGGCTACGCGGGTGTCGAGAACCCGCTCTACAGCCGTGGCGAAGGCGTAGCGCTCTGCCTAGGCGATGCTAAGGCAACGATTGATCAGATCCTCTCTGGTCTAGATAGCTCAGCAGCGACCGCACAGCCCACAAGCAGCAGCAGTTCAGCTAGCGATCCTATCTCACAGGCAGCAGGTATGCTCCGTGGTGCTAAGCGCGTCATCATCGTGCCAGGCTACGGTATGGCTCTAGCGCAAGCACAGCAGGAGGTCAAGCAGTTGGCCGATAAGCTCACCAAGGGCGGCGCTGATGTTAAGTACGCCATCCACCCTGTGGCTGGTCGTATGCCGGGACACATGAACGTACTCCTTGCTGAGGCTAATGTGGACTACGATAGTCTCTACGAGATGGAGGCGATCAACGATCAGTTTGCCAATACCGATGCAGTCATCGTCATCGGAGCCAACGACGTGCTCAACCCCGCTGCTCGCAATGCCGAGGGAACGCCTATCTATGGTATGCCAGTCCTCAACGTAGATCAAGCCAAGCAGGTCATCATCTGCAACTTCGATCTCAAACCTGGTTACGCGGGTGTCGAGAACCCGCTCTACAGCCGTGGCGAGGGCGTAGCGCTCTGCCTAGGCGATGCTAAGGCAACGCTCTCCAACCTGATGGATCGATTGGATCATGCGGAGAGTACCCCCACAGCTTCTGCCGCTTCGTCCACTTCTTCAGCTACCAGCAGCGCAACGCCACTCCAGTCCGCTACGGAGGTACTGCACAACGCTAAGAGCGTCATCATCGTGCCGGGCTACGGTATGGCACTAGCGCAAGCGCAGCAAGAGGTCAAGCAACTAGCCGACAAACTCGCCAAGGGCGGTGCTGATGTTAAGTACGCCATCCACCCTGTGGCTGGTCGTATGCCAGGACACATGAACGTACTCCTTGCTGAGGCTAATGTGGACTACGATAGTCTCTACGAGATGGAGGCGATCAACGATCAGTTTGCCAATACCGACGCAGTCATCGTCATCGGTGCTAACGATGTGCTCAACCCCGCTGCACGCAATGCCGAGGGGACGCCTATCTATGGTATGCCGGTCCTCAACGTAGATCAAGCCAAGCAGGTGATCATCTGCAACTACGATCTCAAGCCTGGCTACGCTGGTGTCGAGAACCCGCTCTACAGCCGTGGCGAGGGCGTGACGCTACTCATCGGCGATGCCAAGAAGACGCTCAGCGATCTGATCGACACGCTCTAG
- a CDS encoding TolC family protein, with translation MLTLRHIFPLALLVAGSFTLAAQQSWTLQQCIDHAVAHSITVEEARLRLAGSEQQLATTQHSYLPSLSASASQSVSLGRSADKTGVIGDQSSSSTSFGANLSWDVFSGMARPKATEIARLNLDAATAGLSYAKEQIGLQVAEGYYNLLFRQEIIHVADEQLKLTRETLTKTAALVRAGKWSRDKLAEVEAQLAKDSVNYLRACSDTELARHQLALIIELPDYTELQITLPDVKSLSATPAPELALANDALLEQARTMRPEMEQARLQLQMAEQQIGLEQTGYIPKVSFGAGYNTGYYYILNKELRQFNQPFGDQMRNNGRYFVGLSLSVPIFDAMRTADNVAQARLRYSDQQIALRKVDKELTQQLYTAQINARAAYSQIAAAQRATESAETALHYAQISYEAGRASSYELAEAQNRHFVAQSEELRARYDYLYRVLVLHSYISPAEETK, from the coding sequence ATGCTTACACTTCGTCATATCTTTCCCTTAGCCCTACTGGTCGCGGGGAGCTTTACCCTAGCAGCGCAGCAGAGCTGGACGCTGCAGCAGTGCATCGATCACGCCGTCGCTCACAGCATCACGGTCGAGGAGGCGCGACTACGCTTAGCTGGGAGTGAGCAGCAGCTCGCCACCACGCAGCACAGTTACCTGCCCTCGCTCTCGGCTAGTGCTAGCCAGAGCGTCAGCCTCGGACGTAGTGCCGACAAGACGGGCGTCATCGGCGATCAATCCTCGAGCAGCACCTCCTTTGGGGCAAATCTCTCGTGGGACGTTTTTTCTGGTATGGCTCGTCCTAAGGCTACGGAGATAGCGCGTCTCAATCTAGACGCTGCGACCGCTGGACTCTCATACGCCAAGGAGCAGATCGGGCTACAGGTGGCTGAGGGGTACTACAACTTGCTCTTCCGCCAAGAGATAATCCACGTGGCCGATGAACAGCTGAAGCTAACCCGTGAGACGCTCACGAAGACGGCGGCACTGGTCCGTGCGGGCAAATGGTCTCGTGACAAACTCGCTGAGGTGGAGGCGCAGCTCGCTAAGGACAGCGTCAACTACCTCCGCGCCTGCAGCGATACGGAGCTGGCACGTCATCAGCTGGCACTCATCATCGAGTTGCCCGACTACACAGAGCTGCAGATCACCTTGCCCGATGTCAAGAGCCTCAGTGCTACGCCCGCTCCTGAGCTGGCTTTGGCTAACGATGCGCTCCTCGAGCAAGCGCGCACGATGCGCCCCGAGATGGAGCAGGCAAGGCTACAGCTACAAATGGCGGAGCAGCAGATCGGACTGGAGCAGACGGGCTACATACCAAAGGTCTCCTTTGGCGCGGGCTACAACACGGGCTATTACTACATCCTGAATAAGGAGTTACGGCAGTTTAACCAGCCATTTGGGGATCAGATGCGCAACAACGGACGCTACTTCGTTGGGCTTTCGCTCTCTGTACCCATCTTTGATGCGATGCGCACGGCAGACAATGTGGCGCAGGCTCGTCTCCGCTACTCCGATCAGCAGATCGCTCTGCGCAAGGTGGACAAAGAGCTCACGCAGCAGCTCTACACGGCTCAGATCAACGCCCGTGCTGCTTACAGTCAGATAGCAGCTGCCCAGCGGGCGACCGAGTCGGCCGAGACGGCACTGCACTATGCGCAGATCAGCTACGAGGCGGGACGTGCCTCTTCGTACGAACTGGCCGAGGCGCAGAATCGTCACTTCGTCGCTCAGAGCGAAGAGCTCCGCGCTCGCTACGACTACCTCTACCGTGTGCTCGTACTGCACAGCTATATCTCTCCCGCAGAGGAAACTAAGTAA
- a CDS encoding ABC transporter permease, giving the protein MRLFDRDIWGEAFHSLRTNRKRSIATAFGIFWGILMLVILMSLSQGFSNGMRKQLDGISSNTTMLYCSTTSKPYKGYPTDRWWSLSVSDIANLQKRFPEIETIASIQQGSWNTPVSYGTKSTTAPLYSAWTSYDQIVYSTLLAGRRLNESDEQQHRRNCTIGEEVSQKFFASHEEALGKVINIDGSYYTIVGVLKSKSKGMNINGSEEQKVRIPYTILTASLGQSNEVYQVIYSLHGDGKDSKAINDRIKAYIRSTHDIAPDDESAIGEFNISEIFTAQNSMLWGVNVFVWFIGIGTLLSGIIGISNIMLVSVKERTREIGIRRALGAQRKDIVRLILLESGMLSLLAGLLGLLLGVGIMSVVAQITASMENEMLVNPLIPFGTAIGALLFIVIGGVVGGLLPLKKALEIRSIEAIREE; this is encoded by the coding sequence ATGAGACTATTTGATCGAGACATCTGGGGTGAAGCTTTTCACTCCTTACGAACGAATCGCAAGCGTTCGATCGCAACCGCCTTTGGCATCTTTTGGGGCATCCTGATGCTGGTCATCTTGATGAGCTTGAGCCAAGGTTTCTCCAACGGCATGCGCAAGCAGCTAGATGGTATCTCAAGCAATACCACTATGCTCTACTGCTCCACAACCAGTAAACCGTACAAAGGTTACCCCACCGACCGCTGGTGGTCGCTCTCAGTGAGCGATATAGCCAACCTCCAGAAGCGCTTTCCCGAGATAGAGACGATAGCTTCTATCCAGCAAGGCTCGTGGAACACACCCGTCAGCTACGGCACCAAGAGTACGACAGCACCGCTCTACTCCGCCTGGACCTCTTATGACCAGATCGTCTACTCAACCCTCCTAGCTGGGCGACGGCTCAACGAGAGCGACGAGCAGCAGCACCGTCGTAACTGCACCATCGGTGAGGAGGTGAGCCAGAAGTTCTTCGCTTCGCACGAGGAGGCTCTAGGCAAGGTTATCAATATCGACGGCTCTTACTACACCATCGTGGGAGTCCTCAAAAGCAAGTCTAAAGGGATGAATATCAATGGCTCTGAAGAGCAAAAGGTACGTATCCCCTACACGATCCTTACCGCATCGCTCGGCCAGAGCAATGAGGTCTACCAAGTTATCTACTCGCTCCATGGCGATGGTAAGGATAGCAAAGCGATCAACGACCGCATCAAAGCCTACATCCGCTCTACCCACGACATAGCACCAGACGATGAGAGCGCCATAGGTGAGTTCAACATCTCAGAGATCTTCACCGCCCAGAACTCCATGCTGTGGGGTGTCAATGTCTTCGTCTGGTTCATCGGTATCGGCACGCTCCTCTCGGGCATCATCGGCATTAGCAATATCATGCTCGTCTCAGTCAAGGAGCGCACCCGTGAGATCGGCATACGTCGTGCGCTCGGTGCGCAGCGCAAAGACATCGTACGACTCATCCTCCTAGAGAGCGGCATGCTGAGCCTCCTCGCGGGGCTACTAGGCCTCCTCCTCGGTGTGGGGATCATGTCTGTCGTCGCACAGATCACCGCCTCAATGGAAAACGAGATGCTGGTCAATCCGCTGATCCCCTTTGGCACAGCGATTGGCGCACTCCTCTTCATCGTCATCGGAGGCGTGGTGGGCGGTCTTCTGCCACTCAAGAAAGCACTCGAGATTCGCTCCATCGAAGCGATTCGTGAGGAGTAA
- a CDS encoding efflux RND transporter periplasmic adaptor subunit — protein sequence MKAKRIFKLSLWVIFGLLVVMTFVFLYKKAQPQATIYSVETVTRVPSIQRSIILTGKIAPRNEVMIVPQLNGIIAEIMKKPGDLVKAGDIIARIKVVPEMGSVNQAESQVEIAKIALDEAQQKYKIATELHQQGIVAEEEYATTKANYLQAKERLASAKDAYNIVLTGMSQRNAQGSTTLVRSTVDGTILDIPVKEGNSVIQANSFNAGTTIATIADMTEMIFIGKVDEVDIARVATGLPVTVRIGAIEGSAFSGVVEYISPKTIQQQQGTQYELKAAITIDDYSRIRSDMSANAELITDQVSNVLAVPEGALQFEGDKVYVEVVTSDADPKHLETERREIKTGISNGSLIEVKSGLKEGEKVKGTPVAA from the coding sequence ATGAAAGCTAAGCGTATCTTCAAACTTTCCCTTTGGGTTATCTTCGGCCTGCTCGTTGTCATGACCTTCGTCTTCCTCTATAAGAAGGCACAGCCCCAAGCGACCATCTACTCGGTAGAGACGGTGACCCGCGTCCCCTCTATCCAGCGGTCTATCATCCTCACTGGCAAGATAGCTCCTCGCAACGAGGTGATGATCGTGCCACAGCTCAACGGCATCATCGCCGAGATCATGAAGAAGCCCGGCGACCTCGTCAAGGCGGGCGACATCATCGCTCGTATCAAGGTGGTGCCCGAGATGGGTTCGGTCAATCAGGCAGAGTCGCAGGTCGAGATAGCAAAGATTGCTCTCGACGAGGCGCAGCAGAAGTACAAGATAGCGACCGAGCTACACCAGCAAGGGATCGTAGCCGAGGAGGAGTATGCCACAACCAAGGCTAACTACCTACAAGCTAAGGAGCGCCTTGCGAGTGCCAAGGATGCTTACAACATCGTCCTCACTGGTATGAGCCAGCGCAACGCTCAGGGCTCTACGACACTGGTGCGCAGCACGGTAGATGGGACGATACTTGACATACCGGTCAAGGAGGGTAACTCGGTCATTCAGGCCAACTCTTTCAACGCAGGTACCACCATCGCCACCATCGCTGACATGACGGAGATGATCTTCATCGGTAAGGTGGACGAGGTCGACATCGCTCGTGTCGCTACGGGACTACCTGTCACGGTGCGCATCGGAGCGATCGAGGGTTCTGCCTTCTCGGGCGTTGTCGAGTACATCTCGCCCAAGACAATCCAGCAGCAACAAGGCACGCAGTACGAGCTCAAGGCCGCCATCACCATCGACGACTACAGCCGCATACGCTCCGACATGAGTGCCAATGCGGAGCTTATCACTGACCAGGTCTCTAACGTCTTAGCTGTCCCCGAGGGCGCACTACAGTTTGAGGGTGACAAGGTCTATGTCGAGGTGGTCACCTCCGACGCTGACCCGAAGCATCTAGAGACGGAGCGCCGTGAGATCAAGACTGGCATTAGCAACGGTAGCCTCATTGAGGTCAAGAGTGGTCTCAAGGAGGGCGAAAAGGTCAAAGGCACCCCAGTAGCAGCCTAA
- a CDS encoding ABC transporter ATP-binding protein — MYSHSDTHLIAEPLVQAQEVCFSYGRHPLFRGVSFTLPTGSITGLLGKNGEGKTTLLKLISGLLLAKGGSLTVLGHSSRKRSVPLLRELYYLPEEVQLPATSAVQYLDGAGQFYPNYDATLARQLLKDFDVPPTNNLRRLSMGQKKKVALVLALSLRVPLLLLDEPTNGLDIPSKSKFRQLLVQHISDEQTVLISTHQVRDLEQMIDRLVVLHQNQIICNETIARLESTFYCGTAAEAPHVAPLYSEPSVWGEVVMTPRTADMTETGGFSMELFFNALMYNTQAVLQHLSQPANDTLTPQSPLSL, encoded by the coding sequence ATGTATTCGCACTCAGATACCCACCTCATCGCAGAGCCTCTCGTGCAGGCTCAGGAGGTATGCTTCTCTTATGGCCGGCACCCGCTCTTTAGGGGTGTAAGCTTTACCCTGCCCACAGGCTCTATCACAGGGCTGCTAGGCAAAAATGGTGAGGGCAAGACGACCCTCCTCAAGCTTATCTCAGGACTGCTCCTAGCTAAGGGCGGTTCGCTCACCGTACTCGGGCACTCCAGCAGAAAGCGCTCGGTGCCACTCCTCCGAGAGCTCTACTACCTTCCCGAGGAGGTGCAGCTACCCGCCACCTCTGCCGTCCAGTACCTCGACGGCGCGGGGCAGTTTTACCCAAACTATGATGCCACACTGGCTCGTCAGCTGCTGAAAGACTTTGACGTGCCCCCCACCAACAACCTGCGCCGCCTCTCGATGGGACAGAAGAAGAAGGTAGCACTCGTGCTGGCACTCTCTCTGCGGGTGCCGTTGCTGCTCCTCGACGAACCGACCAATGGACTGGACATCCCGTCGAAGAGCAAGTTTCGCCAGCTCCTCGTGCAGCACATATCTGACGAACAGACCGTGCTGATCAGCACCCACCAGGTGCGTGACCTAGAGCAAATGATAGATCGTCTGGTAGTGCTACACCAAAATCAGATCATCTGCAACGAGACGATTGCTCGTCTTGAGAGCACCTTCTACTGCGGTACCGCCGCTGAGGCTCCTCACGTAGCTCCGCTCTATAGCGAGCCCTCCGTATGGGGAGAGGTCGTAATGACGCCCCGCACGGCAGATATGACCGAGACGGGAGGCTTCTCGATGGAGCTCTTCTTCAACGCTCTGATGTACAACACCCAAGCGGTGCTACAGCACTTATCCCAACCCGCAAACGATACACTCACCCCACAATCTCCTCTCTCACTATGA
- a CDS encoding GntR family transcriptional regulator, whose amino-acid sequence MITSRFNPQVVIYAQIEQRIKEKILSGEYPAGTQIPSVRQLAAELETNANTIFRAYENLQNEGLIYPKKGLGLYVSETAEMLLRDEAYRVLTEEELPELFAQLKVLNMDILEVVRRHADWVKQQGDPDA is encoded by the coding sequence ATGATCACATCACGTTTTAATCCGCAAGTAGTCATCTACGCTCAGATAGAGCAGCGCATCAAGGAGAAGATCCTCTCGGGCGAGTACCCCGCGGGGACGCAGATCCCGAGCGTGCGCCAGCTAGCTGCCGAGCTGGAGACCAATGCCAATACGATCTTTAGAGCTTATGAGAACCTGCAAAACGAGGGGCTCATCTATCCGAAGAAAGGGCTCGGTCTCTATGTCTCCGAAACGGCCGAGATGCTCCTACGTGATGAGGCTTATCGCGTGCTAACCGAGGAGGAGCTCCCCGAGCTCTTCGCTCAGCTCAAAGTGCTTAACATGGACATCCTAGAGGTGGTCAGACGGCACGCCGACTGGGTCAAGCAGCAGGGAGACCCTGACGCTTAG
- a CDS encoding ABC transporter permease yields MRIGHEYFSEIIDNLKRNRLRTFLTGFAVAWGIIFLVILLSIGVGLNRGISKSANAGDTEPNYGIYFGVWMTNLPYQGYPAGRWLFLAESQFAQLQEMVPAIEDITPSLRSWNKITHASQVTEGVVKGIGANYFGHFETRVKMLAGRGINGNDVYNKEKTLLISSSDALKLFGTDRYEEAVGKSVSVDNVSFTVVGVYEAAQNQSASYMPSSTFTMIHPNDQRIDGGYIYAPTIRSKKDFEAFNKELLKALSSILSFSPDDDQAMWGHSNYVNNEQYNKVVNYFYLFLWIVGLSTLLIGIVGVSNIMLVTVRERYKEIGIRKALGAKPRDILAMIMVESLLITAVAGAIGLVIAVGLVALGDYLVTAYHIGEMSIMGETIHLFDTPVLSPQMALGILVVMIIAGIVAGYTPARRAIRISAIEAMRD; encoded by the coding sequence ATGCGTATAGGACACGAATACTTCTCCGAGATCATAGACAATCTCAAGCGCAACCGCCTGCGCACCTTCTTGACAGGCTTTGCCGTAGCGTGGGGAATCATCTTTCTAGTCATCCTCCTTAGCATCGGCGTGGGGCTTAATCGTGGTATCTCTAAGAGTGCCAATGCGGGCGACACGGAGCCAAACTACGGCATATACTTTGGCGTCTGGATGACCAACCTCCCTTACCAGGGTTACCCAGCCGGTCGGTGGCTGTTCCTCGCGGAGTCGCAGTTCGCACAGTTGCAGGAGATGGTGCCAGCTATTGAGGACATCACACCCAGCCTTAGATCTTGGAATAAGATTACCCACGCATCACAGGTGACCGAGGGGGTGGTAAAGGGGATCGGCGCCAACTACTTCGGGCACTTCGAGACCCGTGTCAAGATGCTGGCGGGACGTGGCATCAATGGCAACGACGTATATAATAAGGAGAAGACGCTCCTCATCAGCTCCTCCGATGCGCTGAAGCTCTTTGGCACTGATCGGTACGAGGAGGCGGTCGGCAAGAGCGTCTCCGTCGACAATGTCTCCTTTACCGTGGTGGGAGTCTACGAAGCTGCGCAAAACCAATCGGCATCCTATATGCCGAGTAGCACCTTTACCATGATCCATCCCAATGATCAGCGTATTGATGGTGGCTATATCTATGCGCCTACGATACGGAGCAAGAAGGATTTCGAGGCTTTCAACAAGGAACTCCTCAAAGCACTCAGCTCGATACTCTCCTTCTCGCCCGATGATGATCAGGCGATGTGGGGCCACTCAAACTATGTCAACAACGAGCAGTATAATAAGGTAGTCAACTACTTCTACCTCTTCCTCTGGATCGTCGGGCTGAGCACGCTCCTCATCGGCATCGTCGGCGTGAGCAACATCATGCTGGTCACAGTGCGGGAGCGATACAAAGAGATCGGCATACGCAAGGCTCTGGGCGCTAAGCCCCGTGACATCCTAGCGATGATCATGGTCGAGAGCCTCCTCATCACGGCGGTGGCGGGCGCTATCGGGCTGGTCATTGCCGTGGGGCTCGTCGCTCTAGGCGACTACCTCGTGACAGCTTACCACATTGGCGAGATGTCCATTATGGGCGAGACGATCCACCTCTTTGACACGCCAGTCCTCTCGCCACAGATGGCGCTGGGCATCCTCGTTGTGATGATCATTGCGGGGATCGTGGCGGGCTACACGCCAGCTCGCAGAGCGATACGTATATCTGCTATCGAAGCGATGAGAGATTAG